One genomic window of Pseudoxanthomonas sp. includes the following:
- a CDS encoding YafY family protein: MDKIERITALHRILKGARYPVTVKRLQDELGCSRATVYRDLAYLRDALMAPVEGDGEAGFRYAAGETDRFELPGLWLSSDELYALVASQELLLRTGGGVLAGALAPLQKRLEGLLADHTGTERWPVERVRVIPHRGRKLDQAAFRCVASTVLERRQLSFEYRARSTDERTRRTVSPQRITHYRDNWYLDAWDHGREALRSFAVDRISNARALDEAAVEMGKDELSAHLASSYGIFSGEPKGWATIVFSPKAARWVADEQWHARQEGRFLPDGRYELKVPYSVSRELLMDVLHYGSDAEIVAPPVLREQAKSLLELALSNYEGDPARR; this comes from the coding sequence ATGGACAAGATCGAACGCATCACCGCCCTGCACCGCATTCTGAAGGGTGCGCGCTATCCGGTCACCGTCAAGCGGCTGCAGGATGAGCTGGGCTGCTCGCGCGCCACCGTTTACCGCGACCTGGCCTATCTGCGCGATGCGCTGATGGCACCGGTGGAAGGTGATGGGGAAGCCGGCTTCCGCTACGCCGCCGGTGAAACCGACCGCTTCGAGCTGCCGGGCCTGTGGCTGAGTTCGGACGAACTCTATGCACTGGTGGCCTCGCAGGAGCTGCTGCTGCGTACCGGCGGTGGCGTGCTGGCCGGCGCACTGGCGCCGCTGCAGAAACGCCTGGAAGGCCTGCTGGCCGATCACACCGGCACCGAGCGCTGGCCGGTTGAGCGGGTGCGGGTGATCCCGCATCGCGGCCGCAAGCTGGACCAGGCCGCGTTCCGCTGCGTGGCCAGCACCGTGCTGGAGCGGCGCCAGCTGAGCTTCGAATACCGCGCCCGTTCCACCGACGAGCGCACCCGCCGCACCGTCTCGCCCCAGCGCATCACCCATTACCGCGACAACTGGTACCTGGATGCGTGGGACCACGGCCGCGAGGCGCTGCGCAGTTTCGCGGTGGACCGGATCAGCAACGCGCGCGCGCTGGACGAAGCCGCCGTGGAAATGGGCAAGGACGAACTGAGTGCGCACCTGGCGTCGAGTTACGGCATTTTCTCCGGCGAACCCAAGGGCTGGGCAACGATCGTCTTCAGCCCCAAGGCTGCGCGCTGGGTTGCCGACGAGCAGTGGCACGCGCGCCAGGAAGGCCGCTTCCTGCCCGATGGCCGCTACGAGCTGAAGGTGCCCTACAGCGTCTCGCGCGAACTGCTGATGGACGTGCTGCATTACGGCTCTGACGCCGAAATCGTCGCGCCGCCGGTGTTGCGCGAACAGGCCAAGTCGCTGCTGGAACTGGCCCTGTCCAACTACGAAGGCGACCCCGCCAGGCGCTGA
- a CDS encoding Nudix family hydrolase produces MESAPLRSIHVVAAVITDARGRILLARRGDGRDLAGLWEFPGGKREPGESTEDTLIRELQEELGITVQVGAPIMRVPHLYPDKRLLLDIRRVTAWKGVPRGVEGQALAWVEHDKLTRYPMPDADKPVVAVLQQPDRYLVTPEPGTDHQAWLDALSLALADGVRRVQLRARGLDADPSWPQLAAAAVALCRKAGAEVLLNGNAKLARDLGIGLHLRGEQLSRLSARPVPNSTPLGASCHSLDELRMAEDLGCDFAVLGNVRETPGQPEHPAMGWSGFARLRESVSLPIYAIGGLGTADLAEARQHGAQGVAAIRGLWPT; encoded by the coding sequence ATGGAATCCGCGCCACTCCGCTCCATCCACGTCGTTGCCGCCGTCATCACCGATGCACGCGGACGCATCCTGCTGGCCCGTCGCGGCGATGGGCGTGACCTGGCGGGTTTGTGGGAGTTCCCTGGCGGCAAGCGCGAGCCGGGCGAGTCGACCGAAGACACGCTGATCCGCGAGCTGCAGGAAGAACTGGGCATCACCGTGCAGGTCGGCGCGCCGATCATGCGCGTGCCGCACCTGTATCCGGACAAGCGGCTGCTGCTGGACATCCGCCGGGTCACCGCGTGGAAGGGCGTGCCGCGCGGCGTGGAAGGCCAGGCGCTGGCCTGGGTGGAGCACGACAAGCTCACGCGCTACCCGATGCCCGACGCCGACAAGCCGGTGGTGGCGGTGCTGCAGCAGCCGGACCGCTACCTGGTCACGCCCGAACCCGGCACTGACCACCAGGCCTGGCTGGATGCGCTGTCACTGGCGCTGGCCGATGGCGTGCGCCGCGTGCAGCTGCGCGCGCGCGGCCTCGACGCCGATCCGTCCTGGCCGCAGCTGGCGGCCGCGGCGGTCGCGCTGTGCCGCAAGGCCGGCGCGGAAGTGTTGCTCAACGGCAATGCCAAGCTGGCGCGCGACCTGGGCATCGGCCTGCACCTGCGCGGCGAACAGCTGTCGCGCCTGAGCGCGCGACCGGTGCCGAACAGCACGCCACTGGGTGCGTCCTGCCATTCGCTGGACGAACTACGCATGGCCGAAGACCTGGGCTGCGACTTCGCGGTGCTGGGCAATGTGCGCGAGACACCCGGCCAGCCGGAACATCCGGCGATGGGCTGGAGCGGTTTCGCGCGCCTGCGTGAGTCCGTGTCGCTGCCGATCTACGCCATCGGCGGATTGGGCACGGCCGACCTGGCCGAAGCCCGCCAGCATGGTGCGCAGGGTGTCGCCGCGATCCGTGGGCTGTGGCCGACGTAG
- the coaE gene encoding dephospho-CoA kinase (Dephospho-CoA kinase (CoaE) performs the final step in coenzyme A biosynthesis.), protein MSQTCIGMTGGIASGKSALESAFTALGIFVADADRIARAVVEPGTPALAAIVDTFGATVLDAEGRLDRAAMRRRVFDDTDARRALEAIVHPAVRAALEQQCRDATGPYAVAMIPLLAEGGGRERYPWLQRIAVVTAPMDIRMARLLRRDGIDETLAQRMIDAQASDAQRIALADDIVRNDGSLEDITLAVAELDARYRLLATA, encoded by the coding sequence ATGAGCCAGACCTGCATCGGCATGACCGGCGGCATCGCCTCGGGCAAGAGCGCACTGGAAAGCGCGTTCACCGCGCTCGGCATTTTCGTGGCCGATGCCGACCGCATCGCCCGTGCCGTGGTCGAGCCGGGCACACCCGCGTTGGCCGCGATCGTCGACACCTTCGGCGCCACCGTGCTGGATGCCGAAGGCCGGCTGGACCGCGCGGCGATGCGCCGACGCGTGTTCGATGACACCGACGCGCGACGCGCGCTGGAAGCCATCGTCCACCCGGCCGTGCGCGCCGCCCTTGAACAGCAGTGCCGCGATGCCACCGGCCCGTATGCGGTGGCGATGATCCCGCTGCTGGCCGAGGGCGGCGGCCGCGAACGTTATCCGTGGCTGCAGCGCATCGCCGTGGTCACCGCGCCGATGGATATCCGCATGGCGCGGCTGCTACGTCGCGATGGCATCGACGAAACACTGGCGCAGCGGATGATCGACGCGCAGGCCAGCGATGCCCAGCGCATCGCCCTGGCCGACGACATCGTGCGCAACGACGGCTCACTGGAAGACATCACCCTGGCCGTGGCCGAACTGGACGCGCGTTACCGCCTGCTGGCCACGGCGTAG
- a CDS encoding isoprenylcysteine carboxylmethyltransferase family protein, which produces MTDRVAAGHARAPWLVRTTSPLHFLAVFALAALLQRALSLPLPQAVPLLVMQWAGSLLAAAALLLALACFALFALRRTTILPSHQPSTLVVRGPYRLSRNPMYVSLVLSYIGLAGYLVVPWALLLLPLPLMALQRVLIPFEEARLRREFDGAYSLYCTRVRRWL; this is translated from the coding sequence ATGACCGACCGGGTGGCTGCCGGACACGCACGCGCACCCTGGCTGGTGCGCACGACCTCGCCGCTGCATTTCCTCGCAGTTTTCGCCCTGGCCGCACTGCTGCAGCGCGCCCTGTCCTTGCCCCTGCCGCAGGCCGTGCCGCTGCTGGTGATGCAGTGGGCCGGCTCGCTGCTGGCTGCCGCCGCGCTGCTGCTGGCGCTGGCATGCTTTGCCCTGTTCGCCCTGCGCCGCACCACCATCCTGCCCAGCCACCAACCCTCCACGCTGGTGGTGCGCGGTCCGTACCGGCTCAGCCGCAACCCGATGTACGTCAGCCTGGTGCTGAGCTACATCGGCCTGGCCGGATACCTGGTGGTGCCATGGGCACTGCTGTTGCTGCCGCTGCCGCTAATGGCGCTGCAGCGGGTGCTGATCCCGTTCGAGGAAGCCCGCCTGCGCCGCGAGTTCGACGGCGCCTACTCACTGTATTGCACGCGCGTGCGTCGCTGGCTGTAG
- a CDS encoding 3',5'-cyclic-nucleotide phosphodiesterase → MSSRHPSLRVAVLLLGMLLGTSAALAQAPQASGGFELVALGVNGGLDDGNLSSYLVRAKGDTRYLALDAGSVLPGIGRALEHGAFADAGPSGAETPRGQVFRDLIAGYFISHAHLDHVQGLLIAATDDTGHKPIYGLPPTLDTLSRDYFNWTAWPNFADRGPAPALGRYRLTEAVPGQWFNIPGTSLSASVYPLWHDRLTSSMVLVRSGDAYFAYFGDTGPDALSGGQHRLADIWQVLAPLVRAHALKGMLIEASFPNDLPDAQLFGHLTPAWLQRELDALAAAAGGQAPLKGLPVLIGHIKPTLQAGRDPRALIARQLQDGNHLGVRFLLPEQGESLQMP, encoded by the coding sequence ATGTCGTCCCGTCACCCGTCACTGCGCGTTGCCGTGCTGCTGCTTGGCATGCTGCTGGGGACATCGGCTGCACTGGCGCAGGCGCCGCAGGCATCCGGCGGTTTCGAGCTGGTGGCGCTGGGCGTGAACGGAGGACTGGACGACGGCAACCTGTCGTCCTACCTGGTCCGCGCGAAGGGCGATACGCGGTACCTGGCGCTGGATGCCGGCAGCGTGCTGCCGGGCATCGGACGCGCGCTGGAGCACGGTGCCTTCGCCGATGCCGGGCCGTCCGGGGCCGAGACACCACGCGGGCAGGTGTTCCGCGACCTGATCGCCGGCTACTTCATCAGCCACGCGCATCTGGACCATGTCCAAGGCCTGCTGATCGCCGCCACCGACGACACCGGGCACAAGCCGATCTATGGCCTGCCGCCGACCCTGGACACGCTCAGTCGCGATTATTTCAACTGGACCGCCTGGCCGAACTTCGCCGACCGCGGCCCGGCGCCGGCCCTGGGCCGATATCGCCTGACCGAAGCCGTGCCGGGCCAGTGGTTCAACATCCCCGGGACCTCGCTGTCGGCCAGCGTCTATCCGCTGTGGCACGACCGGCTGACCTCGTCGATGGTGCTGGTCCGGTCCGGCGATGCCTACTTCGCCTATTTCGGCGACACCGGCCCGGATGCACTCTCCGGCGGCCAACACCGGCTGGCGGACATCTGGCAGGTGCTAGCGCCGCTGGTGCGGGCCCATGCGCTGAAAGGCATGCTGATCGAGGCCTCGTTCCCCAATGACCTGCCGGACGCCCAGCTGTTCGGCCATCTGACCCCGGCCTGGCTGCAGCGCGAGCTGGACGCGCTGGCTGCAGCGGCCGGTGGGCAGGCGCCGCTCAAGGGCCTGCCGGTGTTGATCGGCCACATCAAACCGACCCTGCAGGCTGGCCGCGATCCGCGCGCTTTGATCGCCAGACAGCTGCAAGACGGAAATCACCTGGGCGTGAGATTCCTGCTGCCAGAGCAGGGCGAAAGTCTGCAGATGCCCTAA
- a CDS encoding adenosine deaminase, translating to MSGTAWAADGAPAVRSNQARVAQVMHDLSGNGAKLRAFLQAMPKGGDLHNHLGGSVYAEDFLRWADAENACIAVAGHQLSPPPCGEGQVPARGLAARDAAFYSATVDALSMRNFVPGNAAASGHDQFFSTFAKFGGLGGHRAEGVVVTLEQAARDHVPYVELIANPPQAAALGKRAQTLAWNAKDFAADLAPLQGELPELVSAAREDFATLDAQVRTLMHCGQADASPGCGVRYRYVPYVLRVLPPPVVFGQMVMGYALVQADPERFAAVNIVAPEDNPVALSDYRLHMDMFRFLSTRYPTVPLTLHAGELALGLVPPADLRFHIRDAVDAGARRIGHGVDIGYEDDAAGLMAQMKARHVAVEINLSSNDGILGVKGRDHPLQMYLAAGVPVVLSTDDEGVSRSDMTHEYQRAVQEQGVDYATLKQIARNGLTYAFIPGDSLWNDDGSAPGAACAASLRANAAKPDARCDALLARSEKARMQWQLERDFAAFETQILKGAY from the coding sequence CTGTCAGGGACCGCATGGGCGGCCGATGGCGCGCCGGCGGTGCGCTCGAATCAGGCGCGGGTGGCGCAGGTCATGCACGACCTGAGTGGCAATGGCGCGAAGCTGCGCGCCTTCCTGCAGGCCATGCCCAAGGGCGGCGATCTGCACAATCACCTGGGTGGCAGCGTCTACGCGGAAGATTTCCTGCGCTGGGCCGATGCCGAGAATGCCTGCATCGCGGTGGCCGGCCACCAGCTGTCCCCGCCGCCGTGTGGCGAAGGCCAGGTGCCTGCGCGTGGCCTGGCCGCGCGCGATGCGGCGTTCTATTCGGCCACGGTCGATGCGTTGTCGATGCGCAACTTCGTGCCGGGCAATGCCGCGGCGTCGGGGCATGACCAGTTCTTCAGCACCTTCGCGAAATTTGGCGGATTGGGTGGCCATCGTGCCGAAGGCGTGGTGGTGACGCTGGAGCAGGCCGCGCGCGACCACGTGCCCTATGTCGAACTGATCGCCAACCCGCCGCAGGCCGCCGCGCTGGGCAAGCGCGCGCAGACGCTTGCGTGGAACGCGAAGGACTTCGCTGCCGACCTGGCGCCACTGCAAGGCGAGCTGCCCGAACTGGTCAGCGCCGCGCGCGAAGACTTCGCCACGCTCGATGCGCAGGTGCGCACGCTGATGCATTGCGGCCAGGCCGATGCCAGCCCGGGCTGTGGCGTGCGCTACCGCTATGTGCCGTACGTGCTGCGCGTGCTGCCGCCACCGGTGGTGTTCGGCCAGATGGTGATGGGTTACGCGCTGGTGCAGGCCGATCCTGAGCGCTTCGCCGCGGTGAACATCGTCGCGCCGGAAGACAATCCGGTCGCGCTGTCCGACTACCGCCTGCACATGGACATGTTCCGCTTCCTGTCCACGCGCTACCCGACCGTGCCGCTGACCCTGCATGCCGGTGAGCTGGCGCTGGGCCTGGTGCCGCCGGCGGACCTGCGTTTCCACATCCGCGATGCGGTCGACGCCGGTGCCAGGCGCATCGGTCATGGCGTTGACATCGGTTACGAGGACGATGCCGCCGGCCTGATGGCGCAGATGAAGGCCAGGCACGTTGCAGTGGAGATCAACCTGTCCAGCAACGACGGCATCCTGGGGGTCAAGGGTCGTGACCATCCGCTGCAGATGTATCTGGCAGCTGGCGTGCCGGTGGTGCTGTCCACCGATGACGAAGGTGTCTCGCGCAGTGACATGACCCACGAGTACCAGCGTGCCGTGCAGGAGCAGGGCGTGGATTACGCCACGCTCAAGCAGATCGCGCGCAACGGCCTGACCTACGCGTTCATCCCCGGCGACAGCCTGTGGAATGACGATGGCAGCGCGCCGGGTGCGGCCTGTGCCGCAAGCCTGCGTGCGAATGCAGCCAAGCCCGATGCGCGCTGCGACGCGCTATTGGCCAGGAGCGAGAAGGCGCGCATGCAGTGGCAGCTGGAACGCGACTTCGCTGCGTTCGAAACGCAGATCCTGAAGGGTGCGTATTGA
- a CDS encoding nucleoside hydrolase encodes MKAAALCAALACALPSLAAEKKLVILDDDLDGFAPAQVMALQAPDVQVLGLTTVSGNVWATEATAHARRMLEITGHPDVPAVPGAVYPLVNTEAATERWEALYGKLVWKGAWMKHWVENNFQADPQYHGPEVVPTLKLGNPGVVKASSELAANFMIRMVHAHPGQVTIIATGPLTNLALAQRLDPQFATLAKELVYMGGSLEPKQARDSEAARQFAREFVNTPRREFNIRFDPEAASIVMRAPWQKIVMVPVDPSTATEVTPELLTRMRAANTPISRALATRATGFPLWDELAVAVWLDPTLITESDDLMVDTNTEHGAGYGDILSWSAPYAPGQGEQRETVVRQIDVPRFEALMSQLLTRPQPQAVGASVP; translated from the coding sequence ATGAAAGCGGCGGCGCTGTGTGCCGCACTGGCCTGCGCGCTGCCGTCGCTGGCCGCCGAGAAAAAGCTGGTGATCCTGGACGACGACCTGGACGGCTTCGCGCCTGCGCAGGTGATGGCATTGCAGGCGCCGGACGTGCAGGTGCTAGGGCTGACCACGGTCAGCGGCAACGTGTGGGCGACCGAAGCCACCGCGCACGCGCGCCGCATGCTGGAAATCACCGGTCATCCGGACGTGCCCGCCGTGCCTGGCGCGGTCTACCCGCTGGTCAATACCGAAGCGGCCACCGAACGCTGGGAAGCGCTGTACGGCAAGCTGGTGTGGAAGGGCGCATGGATGAAGCACTGGGTGGAAAACAATTTCCAGGCCGATCCCCAGTACCACGGCCCTGAGGTCGTGCCGACTTTGAAGCTGGGCAACCCCGGCGTGGTGAAGGCTTCCAGCGAGCTGGCCGCCAACTTCATGATCCGCATGGTCCACGCGCATCCGGGCCAGGTGACCATCATCGCCACCGGGCCACTGACCAATCTGGCGCTGGCCCAGCGCCTGGACCCGCAGTTCGCGACACTGGCCAAGGAGCTGGTCTACATGGGCGGCAGCCTGGAGCCGAAGCAGGCCCGCGACAGCGAGGCGGCACGGCAGTTCGCGCGCGAGTTCGTCAACACCCCAAGGCGCGAGTTCAACATCCGCTTCGATCCGGAAGCGGCCAGCATCGTCATGCGCGCGCCGTGGCAGAAGATCGTGATGGTGCCGGTCGATCCGTCCACCGCCACCGAGGTCACGCCGGAACTGCTCACGCGCATGCGTGCGGCCAATACGCCGATTTCCAGGGCACTGGCCACGCGTGCCACCGGCTTCCCGCTGTGGGACGAACTGGCCGTTGCGGTGTGGCTGGACCCGACCCTGATCACCGAATCCGACGACCTGATGGTCGACACCAACACCGAACACGGCGCGGGCTACGGCGACATCCTGTCGTGGAGCGCGCCGTATGCGCCGGGCCAGGGCGAGCAGCGCGAAACCGTGGTGCGCCAGATCGATGTGCCGCGTTTCGAGGCGCTGATGTCGCAGCTGCTGACGCGTCCGCAGCCGCAGGCGGTGGGAGCGTCGGTGCCATGA
- a CDS encoding purine nucleoside permease, translating into MSLMKFRRGLAVVGLALVAQLAGAAEPAVPAQAAPSARIAVKMVVVANFENGADTGDKPGEYQFWVEREHLDQTIAVRGAERPVRRNDQGLYGLILSDMDAFVLDPRFDFSHTYWLFTGISGGNPNEVSVGSAAWARWVVNGDQLREFDDRQVPRDWPYGLFAIGAMKPNALPTDPNGFGSVESPEELGMAYTLNPSLVQWAYELTKGVKIPDTAELAARRKAWVGFPNAQKPPQVILGETLGSKRYWHGSMRNQWAEDWVKLWTGGKGRFVMTNMESQNAAQRIKRYGQLHLLDPQRVLVLRTASNPSMPPPGMDPLATIGDETPGQVAAYEANYRVGVPVIHEILQHWDRYQSVLPGAATQAH; encoded by the coding sequence ATGTCGTTGATGAAGTTCCGCCGTGGCCTGGCCGTCGTTGGCCTGGCGCTGGTCGCGCAGCTGGCCGGGGCCGCCGAACCGGCCGTGCCGGCGCAGGCCGCGCCGAGCGCGCGCATTGCGGTGAAGATGGTGGTAGTGGCCAATTTCGAGAACGGCGCCGATACCGGTGACAAGCCGGGCGAGTACCAGTTCTGGGTCGAGCGCGAACACCTGGACCAGACCATCGCCGTGCGTGGTGCCGAACGTCCGGTGCGTCGCAACGACCAGGGGTTGTACGGGCTGATCCTGAGCGACATGGATGCCTTCGTGCTGGATCCGCGCTTCGATTTCAGCCACACCTACTGGCTGTTTACCGGCATCTCCGGCGGCAATCCGAACGAGGTCTCGGTTGGCAGCGCCGCCTGGGCGCGTTGGGTGGTCAACGGCGACCAGCTGCGCGAGTTCGACGACCGCCAGGTGCCCAGGGACTGGCCGTATGGCCTGTTCGCCATCGGCGCGATGAAGCCCAATGCCTTGCCGACCGATCCCAATGGTTTTGGCAGCGTCGAAAGTCCCGAAGAGCTGGGCATGGCCTACACGCTCAATCCGTCGCTGGTGCAGTGGGCGTATGAGCTGACCAAGGGCGTGAAGATTCCCGACACCGCCGAGCTGGCCGCGCGCCGCAAGGCGTGGGTGGGCTTTCCCAATGCGCAGAAGCCGCCGCAGGTGATCCTGGGCGAAACCCTGGGCAGCAAACGTTACTGGCATGGCTCCATGCGCAACCAGTGGGCTGAGGATTGGGTGAAGTTGTGGACCGGCGGCAAGGGCCGCTTCGTCATGACCAATATGGAAAGCCAGAACGCCGCCCAGCGCATCAAGCGCTACGGCCAGCTGCACCTGCTCGACCCGCAGCGGGTGCTGGTGCTGCGCACCGCGAGCAATCCTTCGATGCCGCCGCCGGGCATGGACCCGCTGGCGACCATCGGCGATGAAACGCCGGGGCAGGTGGCCGCCTATGAAGCCAACTACCGGGTCGGCGTGCCGGTGATCCACGAAATCCTGCAGCACTGGGACCGCTACCAAAGCGTGCTTCCCGGTGCGGCCACGCAGGCGCACTAA